The following are encoded together in the Bos taurus isolate L1 Dominette 01449 registration number 42190680 breed Hereford chromosome 10, ARS-UCD2.0, whole genome shotgun sequence genome:
- the TNFAIP8L3 gene encoding tumor necrosis factor alpha-induced protein 8-like protein 3 isoform X2 — translation MHTSLTCFPRYSQGTPDLGFQSSCSSSQPAVLLPGPDVFSSKNLALQAQKKILSKIASKTVANMLIDDTSSEIFDELYKVTKEHIHNKKEAHKIMKDLIKVAIKIGILYRNNQFSPEEVVIVEKFRKKLNQTAMTIVSFYEVEYTFDRNVLSKLLHECKDLVHELVQRHLTPRTHGRINHVFNHFADVEFLSTLYSLDGDCRPNLKKICEGINKLIDEKVL, via the exons atgcacactagtTTGACCTGTTTTCCCAGGTATTCCCAGGGCACTCCTGACCTTGGCTTCCAAAGTTCATGCTCTTCCTCTCAGCCTGCAGTGCTTCTCCCTG GTCCTGATGTTTTTAGTTCAAAGAACCTTGCCCTTCAAGCCCAGAAGAAGATTCTGAGCAAAATAGCCAGCAAAACTGTGGCCAACATGCTGATTGATGATACCAGCAGCGAGATCTTTGATGAGCTCTACAAAGTCACCAAAGAGCACATACATAACAAAAAGGAAGCCCACAAGATCATGAAGGACTTAATCAAGGTGGCAATCAAAATCGGGATCCTCTACCGGAACAACCAGTTCAGCCCAGAGGAAGTTGTTATAGTGGAGAAGTTTAGGAAGAAGCTGAACCAGACCGCCATGACCATTGTCAGCTTCTATGAAGTGGAATACACCTTCGATCGAAACGTGCTCTCCAAGCTCCTACATGAGTGCAAGGACCTGGTGCATGAACTGGTGCAGCGACACCTGACACCCAGGACCCACGGGCGCATCAATCATGTCTTCAACCACTTTGCCGATGTGGAGTTCCTCTCCACCCTTTATAGCCTGGATGGAGACTGTAGGCCCAACCTCAAGAAGATCTGTGAGGGAATCAATAAACTGATAGATGAAAAAGTCCTCTGA
- the TNFAIP8L3 gene encoding tumor necrosis factor alpha-induced protein 8-like protein 3 isoform X3, protein MDSDSGEQSEGEPGTAAGPDVFSSKNLALQAQKKILSKIASKTVANMLIDDTSSEIFDELYKVTKEHIHNKKEAHKIMKDLIKVAIKIGILYRNNQFSPEEVVIVEKFRKKLNQTAMTIVSFYEVEYTFDRNVLSKLLHECKDLVHELVQRHLTPRTHGRINHVFNHFADVEFLSTLYSLDGDCRPNLKKICEGINKLIDEKVL, encoded by the coding sequence GTCCTGATGTTTTTAGTTCAAAGAACCTTGCCCTTCAAGCCCAGAAGAAGATTCTGAGCAAAATAGCCAGCAAAACTGTGGCCAACATGCTGATTGATGATACCAGCAGCGAGATCTTTGATGAGCTCTACAAAGTCACCAAAGAGCACATACATAACAAAAAGGAAGCCCACAAGATCATGAAGGACTTAATCAAGGTGGCAATCAAAATCGGGATCCTCTACCGGAACAACCAGTTCAGCCCAGAGGAAGTTGTTATAGTGGAGAAGTTTAGGAAGAAGCTGAACCAGACCGCCATGACCATTGTCAGCTTCTATGAAGTGGAATACACCTTCGATCGAAACGTGCTCTCCAAGCTCCTACATGAGTGCAAGGACCTGGTGCATGAACTGGTGCAGCGACACCTGACACCCAGGACCCACGGGCGCATCAATCATGTCTTCAACCACTTTGCCGATGTGGAGTTCCTCTCCACCCTTTATAGCCTGGATGGAGACTGTAGGCCCAACCTCAAGAAGATCTGTGAGGGAATCAATAAACTGATAGATGAAAAAGTCCTCTGA